The region CCAGGAACGACACCGCCTGGAGCACGACGACGCCCACCGGACCGATGACCAGCGCAGCGGCTCCGGCGACCGCGGGACCCGCCACGAAGGCGACCTCGACGAACACGGCGTCGAGCGCGTTCGCGGGCTCGATCTCGTCAGCCGACACGGTCGGCACCAGCAGCGCACGGAACCCGCCGAGGATCGCCGCGGACACGACACCCTGGACACCCGCCAGCACGCCGAGCACCCACACCGGCGCGGCGGTCGCGGCGGCCAACGCGATGGCCGCCATGCCCACGCTCGAGAGCACGAGGTCGCGACGCAGACCCGTCCGGAGTTCGACCCGGTCGAGGCTGCGGCCACGCGGCTGCGCCAACACGCCGCTGGTGACGGTCAGTATGCCCGACAACATCGCACCCGTGGCCAGTGAGCCGGTGATCAGCTCACCCAGCAGCACCAGCGCGAGCAGGTTCATGGTCAATGGCAGGCGCGCGAACAGGTTCGCCACCGCCCACCGGCGGAACGAACGGTTGCGCATGAGACCGCGCAGCGGCGATGAAGCAGGAACGTCCAACGTCCTCACGCTAGCCGCACCCGACGTCGTCTGCCCGGGCGCCCCCGGCCGCGTCGCCAGACGCTGCGCCCGGTCCCGGCGCGCATCACGAAGACGCTCAGCCCGTCACGCCCCGCGCTTCCGTCACGCGCTTCAGGACCTGCAGCACCGTCGCCTCCAGCAGGTCGACCTTGTACCGCGTCATCACCAGCGGTGTCGCGCCCACCGTGGCCGCGTGCGCGGCCTCCACGAGCACGTCGGCGGTCGGCGCGTGGCCGTGGAGCGCCTCCTCGACCGCCGACAGCCGCAGCGGCACCGTTGCCACACCGCCCGCGGCGACCGCCGCACGGACGATCACGTCATCGTCGATCACGATGCGCGCCACGGCCTCGACCAGCGGCCACTCGGCTTCGAAGCGACTGATCACGCGGTGGTAGGCGGCGCGCTCACCCGACCACGTGGTCGGCAGGTGCACATGGGTCAGCAACTCGTCGTCGTCGAGCAGGTGGTCCCGGCCTGGGTCACTGCCGTCGCCGAACAGGTCGGCGACAGGCAGGCGGCCGCGGCCGGCGACGCTGACGTGCGCGTCGCTGGCGAGCAGCGCCATCCCCAGTGAGGACGGATGGGGATGCACGCACGGGCCGCGGTCGAACACGATCCCCAGCAGGTGGTCGCCGTCGCGGGCCGGACACGCCGTGCCGCCCGACTTGAAGCACGACAGCGTGGGGTGGCGGAAGTACCAGCAGCGCGTGCGCTGGGTCAGGTTGCCGCCGAGCGTGGCGACGGCACGGATCTGCGGGGTGGCCAGGCCCGCGGCGGTCAGCGCCACCGCAGGGTGGCTGTCGGCCAGGTGCGTTGCCAGGTCGGCGACGGTGACCAGCGCACCGACGGTCAGCCCGTCGTCGTCGGCCTCGATCACGGTCAGCTCGTCCAGGCCGGCCAGGTCGACGATCGCGGGCACGTCCGACCCGTGCCGCACCCGCTCCTGCAGATCCGTTCCGCCGGCGCGGTAGACGCCGTCCGCCGCGACGGCCTCATCGACCGAGCTCGCCCGATGCAGCGTCACGGCGCCCCACCGCTCCCACGCAGGCCCGCGATCATCCGGTCCGGTGTGACGGGTAGATCCAGCGGACGCCAGCCGGTGGCGTTGTGGATGGCGTTGCCGACCGACGCGGCCACGCCCATGGTCGCGACCTCGCCCAGGCCGATGCCGCCTCCCGGCACGTGCTCCCAGCCACGCTCCTCGAAGTGGACGGTGATCTCGGGGGTGTCGCCGAGCTGCGGGATGCGGTAGTCCTCGAGGTTGGCCGTCAGGTTGACGCCGGTGTGGGGGTCGAGCCGCCGCTGCTCGTAGAGGGCGTAGCCGATCCCCTGGATCACCGAGCCCTCGCACTGGCTGCGGGCCAACTCCGGCACGTGGATCCTCCCGGCGGCGATCCCCGCCCACACGCGCAGCGCCCGGGTCCGACCGGTGCGGGTGTCGACCTCGACCTCGGTCACGTGCACGGCGTTGGACCTGCCGGCACCCACCTGCATGCCCAACGGCGGCACCGGCACCGCCCGGAACCGGGGGTCGGGCGGACGACGTGCGGTCACCGTCCGTCCCTCGTGGAGGGCCAGCGCGTTGCCGCCGATCTGCTCATGCAGCCGCGTCGCCGCGGTGGTGGCCGCCGGCCACAGCGAGGCCGTCGTCCTGCTGCCACCCGACGTCGGGCCGTGCGGGGACGCGGTCCCGCCGGCGGGCGCGCCGGAGCGGCCGATCTCGACCTCGACGTCGGCGGGGTCGACGCCGAAGACCTCCGCGACGGCGCGCGCGACCACGGTCCGTCCGCCGGTCCCCATGTCCTGCGCTGCGGTGGACGCCACCAGTCGTCCGTCAGCGACACGTACGGTGACCTCGGCGGACGGGTCGGCGAAGTACAGCCAGTTGGCTGCGGCCGTGCCCACGCCACGGCGGTACCGCCCCGTCTGCGATCCGGTCCACGGGCGGTCGCGCCACATGGGCAGGCCGGCCGCGCGCTCGTACAGCGCGCCGCGGGGTCCGCTGCCGTTCCAGCGGCGGCGCAGCGCGAGCGGGTCCTCGCCCAGCCGGTGGGCCACCTCGTCGACGCTCTGCTCGACCGCCCACGCCAGCGGCGGCCCGCCCGGTCCACGGAACGGCGAGCCTGGTGGTGCGTTGGTGACGACGTCGTGGTCCCGCGTGCGACGGGGGCTGCGCCCGTAGACCACCGACGCCAGCGCCGCGGTCAACACGCCGACCGACACGCCGCCGTCGTTGACGGTGTCGACGGTCATCGCCGACAGCCCACCGTCGGTGTCGGCCAGCATGGTCACGTCGGTGCGTGACCCCGGCCGGAGCCCTGTGGCGGTCAGTTCCTCGGACCGGTCGAGCACCACCCGCACCGGTGCCGCCGCGGTGCGCGACAGTTCGATCGCCGCGATCGCCTCGACTCCGAGCGACAGCTTCGATCCGAACCCGCCACCCACGTGGTCCGCTATCACCTCGACGCGGTCGGGGTCGAGGCCGGTGTGCGCCGCTGCCTCCCGGCGCGCCTGTTCGACCGCCTGCGTCGACACCCACAGGCGCAGGCGCTCCCCGGCCGACCAGTCGGCGACGGCAGCGTGCGGCTCGAAGCTGGTGTGCACCTGCACGGCGGTGGTGTAGGTGGTCGACACGAACAGCGGATCACCACGGCGACGGGCGGCCGCGATCCGACGATCAGCCACCGGGCCGAGCCAGCTGATCGGCGTCGGTCCGCGATGGTTGCCGTGCCACGGCACCGGCAGCAGCGGTCCCTCCGACGAGTTCGGCACGTCCCGGCGTGCCGCGCGGTCCGCGTACACCGACGGCGCGCCGTCCGTCATGGCGTCCCTGACCGACAGCACGGCCTCCGCGGGTGAGATCTCGATGGCGACCGCCCGCGCGGCGCGACGTGCGGTCGTCATGTCGGTGGCGGCGACCGCCGCCAGCGGTTGACCCACCCAGCGGATCGTCGGGTCGGACGGGCGCAGGTCGACGACGGCTTGCGCCCCGCCGACCCCTCGTGCCGGTGTGAGGTCCAACCGGTCCACCCTGCCTGCGGCCGTGCGCGCGCGGACGATCGCGCCGTGCAACATCCCGGGCAGCGTGATGTCGGTCGTGTAGCGCGCCGCGCCGGTCACCTTGGCGGCCGCCTCCACCCGCGGGGACGTCGCGGTGTCCGCCGCGTCGAACTCGCCCCGACAGGCCGCGGCGACCGCCCGGTAGATCCCCGCGTAGGCACCACAGCGGCACAGATGTCCCGCGAGTGCGTCGGCGATCGCGGTGCGGTCGGGCTCGGTGTCCCCGTGCGTTGTCCGCCAGTCGTCCACGAACGCCGCGGCGTCGACGACGAACCCTGGCGTGCAGTAGCCACACTGCAGGGCGTCGTGCGCCATGAACGCGCGTTGGACCGGGTGCAGGTCCGGTGCGGCCAGCCCCTCGACGGTCGTGACCGACGTGCCGTCCAGCGCCGTCGCAGGCAGCAGGCACGTCGCCGTCGGCGTGCCGTCGACCAGCACCGTGCAGGTGCCGCAGACACCTGCACCGCACACGTACTTGGTGCCGGTCAACCCGGCGCGCTCGCGTATGGCTTCGACTGCGGCCTCGGTCGGGGCGACGTCGAGGGCGGTGCGACGCCCGTTCAGGTCGACCTCGATCGGGACAGCCTCGTCGGTCAATGGTGCACCCTTCTGCGGCCCGGGCTCCGGTGGCGGGCGGTTGGCGCATCACGCGAGCTCAACTGGACAGACCGCACCCGCGCGTGCAGTGCGCCACCGCGTCGTGGTCGTCACGAGCACCGTGCCGGCTGGTAGGCTCGCTCGCCGGGCGATCGTACCCGCCATCTGGCACGGCGGGTGTCGGGGGATCGTGTGTGACTGCGACTGTTGAACCGAAGACCACCATCGCTGTTCCGGCATCCGAACGGCGCACGCCGGTGGCGTGGTGGGAGCTCGTCGCGGTCGGCCTGGCGATGGTCGTCGTGGCGGCGCTCGGGGTTGCCGCGATCCGTCGTGGCGCTCCGCTGCGGTGGGACGAGGCGGTGTACAGCCTGCGAGCTCTCGAGCTGCTCGGCGCGACCGACCTGGGGCAGTACTGGATCTCCGTGCGGGCGCCGGGCCTCCCGCTGATGCTGACGCCGATGGCG is a window of Euzebyales bacterium DNA encoding:
- a CDS encoding FAD binding domain-containing protein, coding for MTLHRASSVDEAVAADGVYRAGGTDLQERVRHGSDVPAIVDLAGLDELTVIEADDDGLTVGALVTVADLATHLADSHPAVALTAAGLATPQIRAVATLGGNLTQRTRCWYFRHPTLSCFKSGGTACPARDGDHLLGIVFDRGPCVHPHPSSLGMALLASDAHVSVAGRGRLPVADLFGDGSDPGRDHLLDDDELLTHVHLPTTWSGERAAYHRVISRFEAEWPLVEAVARIVIDDDVIVRAAVAAGGVATVPLRLSAVEEALHGHAPTADVLVEAAHAATVGATPLVMTRYKVDLLEATVLQVLKRVTEARGVTG
- a CDS encoding molybdopterin-dependent oxidoreductase produces the protein MTDEAVPIEVDLNGRRTALDVAPTEAAVEAIRERAGLTGTKYVCGAGVCGTCTVLVDGTPTATCLLPATALDGTSVTTVEGLAAPDLHPVQRAFMAHDALQCGYCTPGFVVDAAAFVDDWRTTHGDTEPDRTAIADALAGHLCRCGAYAGIYRAVAAACRGEFDAADTATSPRVEAAAKVTGAARYTTDITLPGMLHGAIVRARTAAGRVDRLDLTPARGVGGAQAVVDLRPSDPTIRWVGQPLAAVAATDMTTARRAARAVAIEISPAEAVLSVRDAMTDGAPSVYADRAARRDVPNSSEGPLLPVPWHGNHRGPTPISWLGPVADRRIAAARRRGDPLFVSTTYTTAVQVHTSFEPHAAVADWSAGERLRLWVSTQAVEQARREAAAHTGLDPDRVEVIADHVGGGFGSKLSLGVEAIAAIELSRTAAAPVRVVLDRSEELTATGLRPGSRTDVTMLADTDGGLSAMTVDTVNDGGVSVGVLTAALASVVYGRSPRRTRDHDVVTNAPPGSPFRGPGGPPLAWAVEQSVDEVAHRLGEDPLALRRRWNGSGPRGALYERAAGLPMWRDRPWTGSQTGRYRRGVGTAAANWLYFADPSAEVTVRVADGRLVASTAAQDMGTGGRTVVARAVAEVFGVDPADVEVEIGRSGAPAGGTASPHGPTSGGSRTTASLWPAATTAATRLHEQIGGNALALHEGRTVTARRPPDPRFRAVPVPPLGMQVGAGRSNAVHVTEVEVDTRTGRTRALRVWAGIAAGRIHVPELARSQCEGSVIQGIGYALYEQRRLDPHTGVNLTANLEDYRIPQLGDTPEITVHFEERGWEHVPGGGIGLGEVATMGVAASVGNAIHNATGWRPLDLPVTPDRMIAGLRGSGGAP